The genomic segment ATCTCATACATGAATACTTCTCtatatctcatacatgtatacttctctatatctcatacatgtatgcttctctgtatctcatacatgtatacttctcTATATCTCATACTTGTATACTTCTCTGTATCTCATATATGTACTTCTCTGTATCTCATACTTGTACCTCTCtgtatctcatacatgtatacttctcTATATCTCATACTTGTACCTCTCtgtatctcatacatgtatacttctcTATATCTCATACTTGTACTTCTCtgtatctcatacatgtatacttctcTGTATCTCATACATGAATACTTTTCtgtatctcatacatgtatacttctcTATATCTCATACTTGTACCTCTCtgtatctcatacatgtatacctctCTATATCTCATACTTGTACCTCTCtatatctcatacatgtatacttctcTGTATCTCATACTTGTACCTCTCtgtatctcatacatgtatacttctcTGTATCTCATACTTGTACCTCTCtgtatctcatacatgtatacttctcTGTATCTCATACTTGTCACCTCTCTGTATCTCATACTTGTACCTCTCtgtatctcatacatgtatacttctcTATATCTCATACTTGTACCTCTCTATATCTCATACTTGTACCTCTCTATATCTCATACATGAATACTTCTCtatatctcatacatgtatacttctctgtatctcatacatgtatacttctcTATATCTCATACTTGAATACTTCTCTATATCTCATACATGAATACTTCTCtatatctcatacatgtatacttctctatatctcatacatgtatacttctctatatctcatacatgtatacttctctgtatctcatacatgtatacttctcTATATCTCATACTTGTATACTTCTCTGTATCTCATATATGTACTTCTCTGTATCTCATACTTGTACCTCTCtgtatctcatacatgtatacttctcTATATCTCATACTTGTACCTCTCtgtatctcatacatgtatacttctcTATATCTCATACTTGTACTTCTCtgtatctcatacatgtatacttctcTGTATCTCATACATGAATACTTTTCtgtatctcatacatgtatacttctcTATATCTCATACTTGTACCTCTCtgtatctcatacatgtatacctctCTATATCTCATACTTGTACCTCTCtatatctcatacatgtatacttctcTGTATCTCATACTTGTACCTCTCTttatctcatacatgtatacttctcTGTATCTCATACTTGTACCTCTCtatatctcatacatgtatacttctcTGTATCTCATACTTGTCACCTCTCTGTATCTCATACTTGTACCTCTCtgtatctcatacatgtatacttctcTATATCTCATACTTGTACCTCTCTATATCTCATACTTGTACCTCTCTATATCTCATACATGAATACTTCTCtatatctcatacatgtatacttctctgtatctcatacatgtatacttctcTATATCTCATACTTGAATACTTCTCTATATCTCATACATGAATACTTCTCtatatctcatacatgtatacttctctgtatctcatacatgtatacttctcTATATCTCATACTTGTATACTTCTCTGTATCTCATATATGTACTTCTCTGTATCTCATACTTGTACCTCTCtgtatctcatacatgtatacttctcTATATCTCATACTTGTACCTCTCtgtatctcatacatgtatacttctcTATATCTCATACTTGTACTTCTCtgtatctcatacatgtatacttctcTGTATCTCATACATGAATACTTTTCtgtatctcatacatgtatacttctcTATATCTCATACTTGTACCTCTCtgtatctcatacatgtatacctctCTATATCTCATACTTGTACCTCTCtatatctcatacatgtatacttctcTGTATCTCATACTTGTACCTCTCtgtatctcatacatgtatacttctcTGTATCTCATACTTGTACCTCTCtatatctcatacatgtatacttctcTGTATCTCATACTTGTCACCTCTCTGTATCTCATACTTGTACCTCTCtgtatctcatacatgtatacttctcTATATCTCATACTTGTACCTCTCTATATCTCATACTTATATACTTCTCTATATCTCATACTTGTATACTTCTCtatatctcatacatgtatacttctcTGTATCTCATACATGAATACTTCTCtgtatctcatacatgtatacttctctgtatctcatacatgtatacttctctgtatctcatacatgtatacttctctgtatctcatacatgtatacttctcTATATCTCATACTTGTACCTCTCTGTATCTCATACTTGTACCTCTCtatatctcatacatgtatacctctctgtatctcatacatgtatacctctctgtatctcatacatgtatacctctctgtatctcatacatgtatacctctctgtatctcatacatgtatacttctctatatctcatacatgtatacctctctgtatctcatacatgtatacttctcTATATCTCATACTTGTACCTCTCtatatctcatacatgtatacttctcTATATCTCATACTTGAATACTTCTCTGTATCTCAtacatgaatacatgtatacttctcTGTATCTCATACTTGTACCTCTCTATATCTCATACTTGTACCTCTCtgtatctcatacatgtatacctctCTATATCTCATACTTGTACCTCTCtatatctcatacatgtatacttctcTGTATCTCATACTTGTACCTCTCtgtatctcatacatgtatacttctcTGTATCTCATACTTGTACCTCTCtatatctcatacatgtatacttctcTGTATCTCATACTTGTCACCTCTCTGTATCTCATACTTGTACCTCTCtgtatctcatacatgtatacttctcTATATCTCATACTTGTACCTCTCTATATCTCATACTTATATACTTCTCTATATCTCATACTTGTATACTTCTCtatatctcatacatgtatacttctcTGTATCTCATACATGAATACTTCTCtgtatctcatacatgtatacttctctgtatctcatacatgtatacttctctgtatctcatacatgtatacttctctgtatctcatacatgtatacttctcTATATCTCATACTTGTACCTCTCTGTATCTCATACTTGTACCTCTCtatatctcatacatgtatacctctctgtatctcatacatgtatacctctctgtatctcatacatgtatacctctctgtatctcatacatgtatacttctctatatctcatacatgtatacctctctgtatctcatacatgtatacttctcTATATCTCATACTTGTACCTCTCtatatctcatacatgtatacttctcTATATCTCATACTTGAATACTTCTCTGTATCTCAtacatgaatacatgtatacttctcTGTATCTCATACTTGTACCTCTCTATATCTCATACTTGTACCTCTCTATATCTCATACTTGAATACTTCTCTATATCTCATACATGAATACTTCTCtgtatctcatacatgtatacttctcTGTATctcatacacattgtatatgtacCTCTCTGTATCTCATATATGTACCTCTGTAATATCTCATACTTGTACCTCTCTACATCTCACATGTGTACTTCTCTATTTCTCACATACTTTACAGACTTATCCGTCGGTttctagggaaaagataaataaatCTCACACAGTGGAGTAAAGACTGCCGGCACACCCTACCTGACCCTGCTCACAATAACCTAATGTCATAAGTTTACGTTGAGTAAGCATGTCgtcaatgatgacgtcatcaattttgacgaACATTCAAAGGAGCATTGAAGATTgtgcgatgaaaaactttcataaaaactaaCATTTacttgcaagtatgtgagaaaaataatcaaacatgggtctgttccgcgaacaaggatatctcaaccctcttgtaagagtttggctggccagcactctgCAAGCCTTATCCTGACTGGCTGAACTCTTACACTCAGGTTGAGGTATCCCTGTCCatggaacagacccatgttagattctattaatctcatATTTGTACCTctctgttatacatgtacatcttgcTAATCCCCATTTCCAGTTGCACGATGTTTGAGTAAAAGTTTCACTTAATACAATGTTAAGATGTTGATGTTTTGTAGAGAGTCGTGCCACCATGTCCTCAGTGGCAGGGTCAGAGAGTATTTTTGCCAGCAGAGAAACTGGAGTGTCATCCATGCCAACAGACCTTACAGCACTTGAGGAAGATAAGATCCTGAAGGTAACATAGACATTTTACATCCCTGCCACAATTATAGTGTCTGTCCATCCACAAGGTTTACCTGTGTGTTAATTCTCTCATGATGTCCTACAGTCCTCAAATGTTATCTGTGAATCTTACacagttatacatacatgtggtTCAAGGTCACTGTGTCCTTGTTACTCCTTAACCTTGTACAAACCTAGTGAGATGTGAAACTTCTTTCTTTCccgatatatattacagtgtaaacAGGTTAACAGTATGTTAGCCAACCAAGATGTGTCTCTATTAGCTACTTCAAGTTAACAATGGTGTCTATGAAGGGGTAACAGTTAACACTTAATTGagatgatatacaatgtatttgattacATGAAACTTGCTGTTTGGATAGAATTAAATCTTTATCACGTTTGCATTTTCAGTCTGATAATTTCAAAAGAGATCTGTTTATCATGGAGAGGGTTATCAACCTTAACACGTACCAGCCAAAGCAAGCTTGTTACAGAGGATTCGATATTGTACCAGGTAATTCTCCTCACATAACCTAACAACTTAACACAATGTTCTGTTGTGATACTCCAGGTAATCAGTATCTAcagaatacaaaaaataaatgatactcCACCCCCAACCTCCAACCCCCAACCTAAACCTCCaaccccaacccccaacccccaacctCCAAACTCCAACCCAAACCCCAAACCCCCAACCTCCAACCTCCAACCCCCAACCTCCAACCTCAAACCTCCAACCCCAAGCCTCCAGCCCCCAACCTTCAACCTCCAACCCCtccaagaaaaacaaaacaaaacaaaaaataactcACAAAACACAGGAAACTTTACATAGGTCAATGGTTAACAAAAGGGACTACCCCTGTGTCATGTTTGTCATCAGACTGCTTATAATTGTAGCCATGAATTACACTTcccttaaatattttaaaatcaaagtgTTTTAAAGTGAATATTTATTGATGTTGAAgtacaaaatgttttatttgattgaATATCCATAGATAGATTATTGGtgcatttaaaatgttttgtccCTCAGTGGGAGTCGAGGGAGTCAGGTGGCAcaatggtaacacacttgtcttttcCCTATATGATTCCCAGATTGGGTATGAAAACGTACATGGGTCACTTGCCTAACCAGATGGTTTTCTCCAGGTATACTcaggtttcctcccacagtaagaccccttgtacatttcctcccacagtaagaccccttgtaCATTTCCTCccccagtaagaccccttgtaCATTTccccccacagtaagaccccttgtacatttcctcccacagtaagaccccttgtacatttcctcccacagtaagaccccttgtacatttcctcccacagtaagaccccttgtacatttcctcccacagtaagaccccttatACATTTCCTCACACAGTAATACCCCTTGTACATTTCCTCccccagtaagaccccttgtaCATTTCCTCccccagtaagaccccttgtacatttcctcccacagtaagaccccttgtaCATTTccccccacagtaagaccccttgtacatttcctctcacagtaagaccccttgttTAAGTTGTACATTTCCTCccccagtaagaccccttgtaCATTTCCTCccccagtaagaccccttgtacatttcctcccacagtaagaccccttgtacatttcctctcacagtaagaccccttgtaCATTTCCTCccccagtaagaccccttgtacatttcctcccacagtaagaccccttgtacatttcctctcacagtaagaccccttgtacatttcctcccacagtaagaccccttgtacatttcctcccacagtaagaccccttgtacatttcctctcacagtaagaccccttgtaCATTTCCTCccccagtaagaccccttgtaCATTTCCTCccccagtaagaccccttgtacatttcctcccacagtaagaccccttgtaCATTTccccccacagtaagaccccttgtacatttcctcccacagtaagaccccttgtaCATTTCCTCccccagtaagaccccttgtaCATTTCCtccccacagtaagaccccttgtaCATTTCCTCCCCCAGTAAGACCCTTGTacatttcctcccacagtaataCCCCTTGTACATTTCCtccccacagtaagaccccttgtacatttcctcccacagtaataCCTCTTGTACATTTCCTCccccagtaagaccccttgtacatttcctcccacagtaagaccccttgtacatttcctcccacagtaagaccccttgtacatttcctcccacagtaagaccccttgttTAAGTTGTacatttcctcccacagtaagaccccttgtaCATTTCCTCccccagtaagaccccttgtaCATTTCCTCccccagtaagaccccttgtacatttccctcccacagtaagaccccttgtacatttcctcccacagtaataCCCCTTGTacatttcctcccacagtaagaccccttgtacatttcctcccacagtaagaccccttgtaCATTTCCTCCTCCATAGTAAGACCCCTGTTAGTacatttcctcccacagtaagaccccttgtaCATTTCCTCccccagtaagaccccttgtacattcctcccacagtaagaccccttgtaCATTTccccccacagtaagaccccttgtacatttcctcccacagtaagaccccttgtaCATTTCCTCCCCCAGTAAGACCCTTGTacatttcctcccacagtaataCCCCTTGTACATTTCCTCccccagtaagaccccttgtacatttcctctcacagtaagaccccttgtaCATTTCCTCccccagtaagaccccttgtacatttcctctcacagtaagaccccttgtaCATTTCCTCccccagtaagaccccttgtacatttcctcccacagtaagaccccatGTTTAAGTTGTacatttcctcccacagtaagaccccttgtaCATTTCCTCccccagtaagaccccttgtacatttcctcccacagtaataCCCCTTGTacatttcctcccacagtaagaccccttgtaCATTTCCTCCTAGGCCAACACATGTGATTAACATcagtttatataacttgtttcacatcTGTTGTAAAATTAAGTTTACTTTTGATTAAGGGTGTATGGGTGATTCCAGGATTACATTCTGTCCGTCCATTCTCCTGTCTTTCCGTCCATCCTCCCATATTATAGTTTGTCCTGGCTCTGGAATTTCATATATGGGGCATGTGTTCACCTAGTTGTGTCATCTACCAAAAGTAGATCACTCTGACCTATATATTGACATCCAATAGGGGGACTTGAATTGTCTCATTTCTACAAATTGTGTTGCCTGTTATTCACATGCATGTTGTATAATTTGATACATCTGGGATGacttttttcattaaatgtgaAAAGAAATCCACTGGGTTGTTTTCTGTAGACATTGACAATGCCAGTGCTGCCGCTAACCCCACCCAGCAGATAAGTGTGGCTGATATGGGACCGAATGTGGACAGACTCTGGGCCTACTCCTGTCCGATGACTAAGGGACGCAATGTCAGCTGTATGACTTGGAACAAACTCAATCCCGTAAAGAGAAAATATTTACTTCTTGTAATGTTCTAAgatcaaataaaaacaagtttTAGGAGGGCAATCTTGTTGGCGATGTTACCaagttacaatgtattttgaaatggaTGAAAACATTATTAGTAATTTATCAATCTTTTTCTTAAATGAATTTGAAGTTTTTGGCATATCaccataaaaaaatattttgggaATTCAGCTATAGGTATTGGATTAATAATGCATGTGTTATCCCTAGATCATGTTAATTGACAGGATGGCTTTGAATAATTACTTCTCTTcattattgtaatttttattttttttatttttcaggatCTAATTGCTATTGGCTATGGACAATTTGAGTTTTCCAATCAGAAATCAGGCCTTATCTGCTGCTGGTCACTCAAGAACCCAGAGGTCAGTATTCTGAGGTGATATTGTagcattttattttgtatatcaatgTCAAGGTCGGTGTTGTCGAGGTTAGTGTTgtatcatttttagctcacctggtccaaaggaccaaggtggGCTTATACCAAACTGTAGTGTACGGCGTCTAGCGTTTGTCTTCAGTCTTCCATCTgtcaacaatttaaaaaaaaaaacttactgaTTGGAATTCAACCTACTGGTAATTTGATTGGAAGCATCTGTAAGTGGTGGGAATTCAAAAAGCTGCAAATGGTGAGGCTGCtcccccagggggctgaggggtggaGCCGAAAGGAAGCATTTTGCCTAAATGACTTTTTCTCTAGAACTAATTGGATTGGTTAATTAATAGATGATGCATGTTGTTTGTGAAAATACAAACTTGGGTCACATTTGTTTGATACTGGAAGGGTCAATTACATTTTACATCTGCTTTGAATAAACAAGATAAACAAGAATATTTAATAATTAGATTTAAACTCTGTCTGGTTAATATGTAATTGTCATTGACAAGTTTGGATATCCGTGTTTCCTACAATCTAACTCCACATTCAAATAATGTtcaaattataacaaattgttcctaagttttatcaacttttttttcagtttccaGAACGTGTTTATGCATGCAAAGAAGGAGTGACTGCTATTGACTTCTCAAGGTCTAACCCCAATTTATTAGCggtatgtatgttttatgttcTAATCCCAACTTGTTTAGCAGTATACATTTCAGAATTCTTCATTAAGATATTTGTCAATTCAAATTCCTTGCGATCTATACTTAACCAAAATGATTTGTACTTGTTTGGGAAATCCAAGCTTCACCAAggtctgttgtttgtgttgacagGTTGGTTTATATGATGGAGGAGTtgccatatacaatgtaaagaaCACACAAGATGAGCCCATTGTCGACAGTTTGTAAGTGTAAAGTCTCAATCCTACCGTGCTATCATTACAGGATTTGTTTTCTTCACCGACTAGTCTACTGAGGAACTATCAATGTGTGATCTGATAAACATGgaaactaattatataattgtacaatCCATATATGTGATCTAGAATCCAGTCTTTATAGTAATACgtgttatgtgtgtgtgttctATCTGATTTATAGGAAAATTTATCTGTGAAAGAATTCATGTAGTTTAATAAGATTTTTGTGATTCACTGCTACAACTGTAATTAGAATCCCCCTTCACctgtatttgtatgtacattgtagtcaCAACGCTGGAAAGCACACAGCACCAGTATGGCACATTCGGTGGATAGAGAAGGAGCGGGGGTCAGGTGAAGATCGTACAGAGGTACTCGTTTCTATCTCCACAGACGGGAGAGTGACACAGTGGTCTATCAGAAAAGGATTTGAAAGCTATGGTAAAGATTCAGAATTTTAGAAATTCAAATACACATTAGtaatgtgaaataaaagttgGGAGATCAGGGTTTTTTTACCAGTAAGTAAAAAAACATGTCCAAGATTGAATTGGAGAATTATTTTAGTTTCATAAACTAATTCATATATGTATGATGACTTTATTATGCCTATTTACATGTTTCAACTGAGGGTTGTTCCATGAAAACATATATGGGACGGATGGAAGGCACTTTaataaattcaattcaattcatttattgactttaagctttacagctcatcagtacatATAACATCTATACAATAAATTGGCCGTCACAGCGATATAGCAGTGAAGTAACAATACTATAGAGAATGGacaatctgtaaaaaaaaaaaaaaaaaaaacttcatatCAAGTTTTTCCTTAATTGTGTGACATCATATACATACTTACATaacattgttaaatctttaAAGTTTGTTGTACTAATTAATTGGATCATCTTAAATACTGATGTTTTTTTCCACTAATAAGTCTTAATGCATCTTGATCTTAAAGCCTGAAAGTTTGGACAAATTAAGAGAAAGtgatattcatcttctatgtcaCCAGAGTGGCAAACTTTACACAAACGCTCATTCCTTGCAGTATTTTGATATCAACCAGTTTCAATTTACAGAGTATTACATGTGGTGGGGTGGGTTTCAATTAAAATCACATCTATGGGTTGGTGGACTTGAAGTAAATGGATTCTATTGTTAGGTGTATTTGATGCATTTGtaccatttttttcattaaatttgcttCTATACCAGGGTTCAGTTCACGAAAAAATTGGTATGTGGGAGGGTCATCAAACTTTTTAAATCACTTCTATAGGTAGATCCCCTAATTTGAAAGTGCCTTCCCCCCAGCCCATATACCTTAGTATGTGTTCCTGGAACAGCACTGAGAGGGTAGTTGATTTCTTAATTAGATTATGTGCTTTTTAGAGATTTGATTGTTTGTTGAGCCTTAGAGTTgagatttaattttttattaattgtaGACTTAATGAGGCTGAAAAGAATGCCGACCAGGATGGGAGGTAAAAAGGAGAAGAAGGGTGAAGCGTTTATTTCGAGACATGCTGGGGGTCTGTGTTTCGACTTCCACAGCAGGGATTCTAACATGTAAGTCTATCATATGATAATGGTGAAATGTGGAAATAGTGATTTATAGATGAAACTTTAATCTCAttttactaattatatatatagacattttttTAATCACAAAAACATGGCCAGTTTTATACATTGCGTCACTGTCTTCACCATCTGCCTGTGAGCCTTCTTCGTCtactgtatttttgttttgactGTAAATATAGACTGTTTCGTATCAATACCCCCAACAGatattcattattatttattataaacCCCCAATGTGTTGAAGGTTATGAAGGTATGATAATCATTTTCAAATCAACTTTAAATTCCTTAAATCTGAAATAGAGGTgaaatttgttgtattttactAGATACATAGCTGGGACAGAAGATGGCCATATTCACAAGTGTTCATGTTCCTACAACGAGCAATATCTGGATAGCTACACAGGCCACaatgtaagtacatgtagtttgtcAAAACTTAATGGTAGAATATTAAATCTGAATCCTGTTCGGGggttttatataaactgtattatCAATATTGTAATGCTTCTATCCTCTAACTGTACACAGCCCAAACCCAAAATAATCTAATTCAGTAATGGGGTGTTGATGTTAGTGCTGTGCTAATCTGTATTGCAatgcatttctatttttattttgcagGGTCCAGTATACAAAATGGAGTGGTCTCCCTTCGTCAATGATATTTTCCTCAGTTGCAGTGCGGATTGGAGTATTCGGTTATGGCATCAAGAGAGAAATAAACCCATCCTTAGCTTCTTCTCCCTTAATGTATGTCATAGTGCTTTTGTTTCATACTGATTAAAGAAAcaataattttgtaaaaaatcaATGCTTTCTGGTATTTCGGGAGATATTAGAGCTGTAATATgtgatttttaatatttttttataagacAGTTAAAACAACAAACTGCTTCTTATGACTCTAAGCTGTGTTTTGTTTAATGCATGATTTTTTTCAAGCTATACCTACCTATGATGTTTCTATAGTGTCCAAGGGATAGTAATTCAGCTTGAATCAAAGTAGAAGTAACCATATAACCATTTATATCTGTATAGAGAAAGGAAGGAGTATGCTGCTACTCTGCCGTCTAAGCTTctgaaatcaatatatattaaacttGGTAGAAGCGATCCATATAAAAAATCAAGTGATTCTCTGGAGGTGTTTTTTTCACTTTGACTGGAAAACAGTTGTGATAGCATAGATTTGCTTTTAATTGTTGTTGTGTTTGGTTTACAGAAATCTGTGTATGATGTGACATGGTCACCACGCTCCTCGACAGTATTTGCCTGTGTCAATGAAGGTCGTGTTGAGGTGTGGGACCTCAGCCTTAGCACGTAAGTCTTGTTTGTCAgtaccactgataccaacacTCATTCCGTCTTGTTTGTCAgtaccactgataccaacacTCATTCCGTCTTGTTTGTCAGTACCACTGATAGCAACACTCATTCCGTCTTGTTTGTCAgtaccactgataccaacacTCATTCCGTCTTGTTTGTCAGTACAACTGATACCAACACTCATTCCGTCTTGTTTGTCAGTACCACTGATAGCAACACTCATTCCGTCTTGTTTGTCAgtaccactgataccaacacTCATTCCGTCTTGTTTGTCAgtaccactgataccaacacTCATTCCATATCTATCAGTTACAGTTTTTGAAGCAGTTCTATAATCATGTCCTGATTGTGTTGTAGACTTGATCCACAGATCGTCAGTAACCCCACATCTGGAGCCAAACAGACTGCAGTGACA from the Pecten maximus chromosome 4, xPecMax1.1, whole genome shotgun sequence genome contains:
- the LOC117325141 gene encoding WD repeat-containing protein 78-like isoform X4, whose amino-acid sequence is MSTSKSKKSNYLSQPGGSGQGASTASRKGNLAGSVSKSKYGGNTGVYGSTRSRSNVLSSASRKSIAAREAEKAALAGKPPVQVIDEAGNDVTPIPLLGVDHTTVKKNQSNILDSSAGTPTDLMSQASIYNTANVTASTFGGGPFTRSVFSQSQGTGTDSMMGGDDEITEPSSEQTAWADIRHKREEVKETLTDADLEKEVDLTLTETETIWLLDLPTICVSTESDEAASIKKRNETYQELIKSRVGNDRYMERGMNTFNEPPKFKTIQTNKISYNDVGVTATTWDMYDTYEEQDKESKEKDDEGEEEGTISRPTSPKEGEGKEETGSQTNSQDKPALTREESRATMSSVAGSESIFASRETGVSSMPTDLTALEEDKILKSDNFKRDLFIMERVINLNTYQPKQACYRGFDIVPDIDNASAAANPTQQISVADMGPNVDRLWAYSCPMTKGRNVSCMTWNKLNPDLIAIGYGQFEFSNQKSGLICCWSLKNPEFPERVYACKEGVTAIDFSRSNPNLLAVGLYDGGVAIYNVKNTQDEPIVDSFHNAGKHTAPVWHIRWIEKERGSGEDRTEVLVSISTDGRVTQWSIRKGFESYDLMRLKRMPTRMGGKKEKKGEAFISRHAGGLCFDFHSRDSNIYIAGTEDGHIHKCSCSYNEQYLDSYTGHNGPVYKMEWSPFVNDIFLSCSADWSIRLWHQERNKPILSFFSLNKSVYDVTWSPRSSTVFACVNEGRVEVWDLSLSTLDPQIVSNPTSGAKQTAVTFAKNSECILVGDSEGQVTVYELRCMPEPPDNQAEALNNLIKASLASQLQSETAEEKEEEDGAEENE
- the LOC117325141 gene encoding WD repeat-containing protein 78-like isoform X2; amino-acid sequence: MSTSKSKKSNYLSQPGGSGQGASTASRKGNLAGSVSKSKYGGNTGVYGSTRSRSNVLSSASRKSIAAREAEKAALAGKPPVQVIDEAGNDVTPIPLLGVDHTTVKKNQSNILDSSAGTPTDLMSQASIYNTANVTASTFGGGPFTRSVFSQSQGTGTDSMMGGDDEITEPSSEQTAWADIRHKREEVKETLTDADLEKEVDLTLTETETIWLLDLPTICVSTESDEAASIKKRNETYQELIKSRVGNDRYMERGMNTFNEPPKFKTIQTNKISYNDVGVTATTWDMYDTYEEQDKESKEKDDEGEEEGTISRPTSPKEGEGKEETGSQTNSQDKPALTREGSARARSIIQSRAESRATMSSVAGSESIFASRETGVSSMPTDLTALEEDKILKSDNFKRDLFIMERVINLNTYQPKQACYRGFDIVPDIDNASAAANPTQQISVADMGPNVDRLWAYSCPMTKGRNVSCMTWNKLNPDLIAIGYGQFEFSNQKSGLICCWSLKNPEFPERVYACKEGVTAIDFSRSNPNLLAVGLYDGGVAIYNVKNTQDEPIVDSFHNAGKHTAPVWHIRWIEKERGSGEDRTEVLVSISTDGRVTQWSIRKGFESYDLMRLKRMPTRMGGKKEKKGEAFISRHAGGLCFDFHSRDSNIYIAGTEDGHIHKCSCSYNEQYLDSYTGHNGPVYKMEWSPFVNDIFLSCSADWSIRLWHQERNKPILSFFSLNKSVYDVTWSPRSSTVFACVNEGRVEVWDLSLSTLDPQIVSNPTSGAKQTAVTFAKNSECILVGDSEGQVTVYELRCMPEPPDNQAEALNNLIKASLASQLQSETAEEKEEEDGAEENE
- the LOC117325141 gene encoding WD repeat-containing protein 78-like isoform X3; protein product: MSTSKSKKSNYLSQPGGSGQGASTASRKGNLAGSVSKSKYGGNTGVYGSTRSRSNVLSSASRKSIAAREAEKAALAGKPPVQVIDEAGNDVTPIPLLGVDHTTVKKNQSNILDSSAGTPTDLMSQASIYNTANVTASTFGGGPFTRSVFSQSQGTGTDSMMGGDDEITEPSSEQTAWADIRHKREEVKETLTDADLEKEVDLTLTETETIWLLDLPTICVSTESDEAASIKKRNETYQELIKSRVGNDRYMERGMNTFNEPPKFKTIQTNKISYNDVGVTATTWDMYDTYEEQDKESKGVQEKEKKDDEGEEEGTISRPTSPKEGEGKEETGSQTNSQDKPALTREESRATMSSVAGSESIFASRETGVSSMPTDLTALEEDKILKSDNFKRDLFIMERVINLNTYQPKQACYRGFDIVPDIDNASAAANPTQQISVADMGPNVDRLWAYSCPMTKGRNVSCMTWNKLNPDLIAIGYGQFEFSNQKSGLICCWSLKNPEFPERVYACKEGVTAIDFSRSNPNLLAVGLYDGGVAIYNVKNTQDEPIVDSFHNAGKHTAPVWHIRWIEKERGSGEDRTEVLVSISTDGRVTQWSIRKGFESYDLMRLKRMPTRMGGKKEKKGEAFISRHAGGLCFDFHSRDSNIYIAGTEDGHIHKCSCSYNEQYLDSYTGHNGPVYKMEWSPFVNDIFLSCSADWSIRLWHQERNKPILSFFSLNKSVYDVTWSPRSSTVFACVNEGRVEVWDLSLSTLDPQIVSNPTSGAKQTAVTFAKNSECILVGDSEGQVTVYELRCMPEPPDNQAEALNNLIKASLASQLQSETAEEKEEEDGAEENE